The following is a genomic window from Geoalkalibacter halelectricus.
GTTGCGGCCTTCGGCTCGACGCGCCGCGCCAAGACCACCCCTGACAAGGACAACAACATCCGCACCCTGATCCAGGCCGAGCCCGACACTGTTACCATTTTCGGCAAGACCTGGGACTTTCACGTGCGTGAGGCCCTGCGCATCTCCCTGGAAGAAAATCTCGAGCTGATCAACGATTCCCTTGCCTACCTCAAAAACCACGTCGGCGAGGTCGTCTACGACGCGGAGCATTTCTTTGACGGCTACAAGGCCAACCCCGACTACGCCCTGCAGACCCTCAAGGCGGCCGAAGCCGCCGGCGTCGATTGTATTGTGCTGTGCGACACCAATGGCGGCACCCTGCCCCATGAGATCCCCGCCATCATGGAGAAGGTGCGCGCCACCGTCGCCACTCCGCTGGGTATCCACGCCCATAACGACAGCGAATGCGCGGTGGCCAACAGCCTCATGGCCGTGGCGTGCGGTGCGGTCCATGTGCAGGGGACCATCAATGGCTTCGGCGAGCGCTGCGGCAATGCCAATCTCTGCTCCATCATTCCGGCGCTCAAGCTCAAGTTCGGGCATGAATGCATCAGCGACGAGCAGCTCAAGACCCTGCGTATCCTTTCGCGAACCATCTACGAGATGGCCAATCTCATCCCCAACAAGCACCAGCCCTACGTCGGCAATTCCGCTTTCGCCCACAAGGGTGGGGTGCACGTTTCGGCCATCCAGCGCCACCCGGAAACCTATGAGCATATCCGCCCGGAACTGGTGGGCAATGTGACCCGCGTTCTGGTCAGCGATCTGTCCGGCCGCTCGAACATTCTGGCCAAGGCCGAGCAGTTCAACATCAACCTCGACAGCAAGGATCCGTTGACCCAGGAGATTCTCGAGAACATCAAGGATCTGGAAAACCGCGGTTTTCAATTCGAAGGCGCCGAGGCGTCCTTTGAACTGCTCATGCGGCGCGCCCTGGGAACCTTACGCCACTATTTTTCCGTCATCGGATTTCGCGTCATCGACAGCAAGCGCCATGAGGAAGAAAAGCCTTCCTCGGAAGCCACCGTTCAGGTCAAGGTCGGTGGGCGCATCGAACACACCGCCGCCGAGGGCAACGGACCGGTCAATGCCCTCGACCATGCTTTGCGCAAGGCCCTGGAGAGTTTCTATCCGCAGTTGCGTGACGTGCGGCTGTTCGATTACAAGGTGCGGGTGTTGCCGGCCGGCAAGGGTACCGCCTCCATGACGCGGGTTCTGATCGAGTCGGGCGACAAAACCAGCCGCTGGGGCACGGTCGGGGTCAGCGACAACATCATCGATGCGTCCTACCAGGCTTTGGTGGACGCCCTTCTCTACAAATTGGTCAAGGATCAGGAACAGGCCGGATGAACCATCCCCGGGGGCTTGGATCCCTTATTTTCCTGGTTCTGCTGCTGTTCATGGTCGCCGCCGGCCGGCAGGTCTTTCCCCGCGAAAGGCCGCCGGCCGTTTTCATTCCCGCCTCGGAAAAACTTCTGGTGGAGTTGGGGCAAGGAGCGGCGCGCCCTGGGATGTATCAATTTTCTGACGCTCAAGGCTGGGGAGGCGTCATTTCGTTGACGAATTTGGATTGTGTGAGGGAAGCACGCGCGAACTGGCCTCCGCCGGTGACTGGACAGCGCCTGGACTTTTTTTGTAACAGTTTGAATTTTCTGGATATTTCTTATTCGTGGATGCCCGCTTCCAAGCGCATGGCCCTGGCCATCCCTCTGCATCCCCAGCGTATGAACCAGGAAGATTGGCAAGCCTTGCCCGGTATCGGCCCGCGGCTGGCAGCGCGGATCGAAGAAGATCGTCAATTAAATGGCGATTTTGGGGCCCTTGAAGAACTCATGCGGGTGCGGGGGATTGGCCCCAAGCGGATAAATGACTGGAGGAGTTATTTTTCTGGTGGCGTAACTGATTGATTGTGCGAATAAAAGCTGAACTTGACTGAAATTGTTGGAGAAAAAAATTCTTTTTCCCCTCACTCTGGCACATCTGATGAAAGAGAGAATGACCGTAGGCATGAGTCAGTGTGTTCCATTCATTCTCTGAAAGGGGGAAGGTTCCATGAAATGTCCCAAGTGCAAAGGAAGAATGTACGCCGAAAAATTCTATGATTTCGTTCGCGCTTTCGAAGCGTGGAAATGCTGCTCCTGCGGTGAGGTGATCGATCCGACGATTCTCGCCAACCGCGCCCGCAACCATAACCTCTATATCGGTTAAGGGGTTAGGTTCAGGCGTAGCAGCCATAAAAGGGCGAATAAAGCGAAAAGGGGAAAGCCGGTTTGATGTCGGTTTTCCCCTTTTCATTTATCCGCCGCAGCCTACCGGGAGCCTTCCAAGCAAACCCGGGCAAGCAATCCCGGGCTTGACCATTTGCGGTGTTGCGCTTACCCTTGAGCGGCAGTTCACTACCCTGGAAGGGTCCCGCTGATGAAAAAATATCTGAGCTTGATTTGCGTGGTTTTTCTTTTCTCCTTTCTGGCGGCGTGCGATCGCACCCCGCGACTTTCGCCTCTGGGTGAGGGCGCCGTGATCCTTGCCTTCGGTGACAGTATCACCTACGGCACCGGTGCGGGCCCGGGGGAGAGCTATCCCGAGGTTCTGGAACGGTTGACGGGGTTTCGGGTCGTCAATGCCGGCGTGCCGGGAGAGCTTTCAGCCGCCGGGGTAGAGCGTCTGCCCGGCGTGCTGGCCGAGGTGCAACCAGACCTGGTGATTCTCTGTCATGGCGGCAACGACGTGATCCAGCGCCTCAGTCCTCAGGACATTGAGGCCAATATACGGGCCATGGTCGCCTTGGCGCGCGAGGCCGGCGCCCAGGTACTGTTGATCGGCGTCCCTCAACCGAGCCTGATTTTGCAATCCATTCCCCTCTACGAGCGGATTTCCTGGGACATGGGGGTGCCGATCGACAAGCACGTTTTGCCCGATGTGTTGCGCCGCCAGGAAACTAAGGGCGACGAGATTCATCCCAACGCCCAAGGCTATGCAAAGATGGCCGAAACCCTTGCCAAGCTGATTCGATGAAACAAACCATTAGAATCCTTTTGTTTTGTGCCGGGGGGGCTGCAATCGGCGCCCTCGCAGGTTATCTGGGCCAATGTCTCGGAGGCAGTTGAGGGCCTCTTGCCAACCCCTGGTCAGGGGCGTTGTTGGGGGTGCTCGCCGGATTGATCCTGGGACTGGTGCCGGGTGAATCGGCAAGGAAAAACTAGCTACTACCGCGCGTTTTTCCGTCTCCCTATGCTGCAAGTTCCCGCCAATCGGGTATTATAGTCCCCGTAGGATAGGTGGAACTCTATAAAATTCAGACAGGAGGAGTGACGTGATGAGACGTGTTGTGGTGCTGGTGTTTCTTGCGGTGTTTTTGGCCACCCCGGCCTTGGCCGATCCTTATTTTTCCGCGAGTTTTGGTCTGGCCAACGTGCGCGATGCCGACCTGCGTGATGGCAGGGACGGGACCCGCGGCGATATGAAACTCGACAACGGCTATGTTTTCCTCGCCGCTATCGGCGGCAGCTTCTTGGGCGATGTGCGCGGCGAGATCGAACTGGGCTACCGCAACAACGATATCGATCGCCTGCGCAGCGGCGTGCAGGTGGTTTCGCGCAGCGGTGACGTTACGGCCATTTCACTCATGGCCAATCTGTTCAAGGATATCCCGCTGGGCATCGGCTTGACTCCCTTTGTCGGCGGCGGCATCGGTATCGCCAACGTGGAAGCCGACCTCAATGCCTTCGGTATCAACGGCAAAAAGGATGACAACGTCTTTGCCTATCAGTTCGCCGCCGGTGGGGCCATCGAGTTGGGGCCCCAAGTCAACCTGGATCTTCAGTATCGCTACTTCGCCACGGCGGATCCCGACTTCTCCCATCTTGAGGCGGAATACCGCACCCACAACGTCCTGCTTGGGCTGCGTTTCGGTTTTTAAGCAACTCCGCTGAACCGACTGCGGCGGGGGAATGGAGCCAAAAGGGCTCCATTCCCCCGCCGTTTTTTATCCCGGCTCCAGATGCGGGCATCAGGACATCCGATAGCATCAAGAAATCCCATCAGATTTATCAATTTGTCAAATAGCGGCCAATGACGCTATAGTCGGCCTTGAGTTTTTCCGCCGACCGGAGTCTTGCGCCATGCTCTTCGACCTGCATGTTCATACCCAGCTTTCATCCTGCAGTTGCCTGCGCCTCGAAGAAATTCTCGCCCAGGCGCGCGCCCGCGGTCTCGATGGCGTCTGTATTACCGACCACGACACCATGGCCGCCGGGCGGCAGCTTCGCGAAGGCTTGCAGAGCGATGGGCTGGTGGTGGTGCTGGGCATGGAGTACACGACATCCCAGGGCGACTTCCTCCTGTTCGGCCCCTTCGAGAACCTGCCGCTGAATCTCGATGCCGCAACTCTCTTGCCCATGGTTGAGAAGTGGGGGGGCGTGGCGGTATCCGCGCACCCCTTCCGGCGGGTGCGACCCGCCGACCCGACCATTCTCGCCGGTGCCGAGGGCCTGGTTCTGGAGCGCATCAACGGGCGCAACAGCCACCGGGAAAATCAACAGGCCGAGAGCTGGCTCAGGCGCTATCCTCTGACCGCCTGCGGTGGCAGTGATGCTCATTGCCTGGAGGAACTCGGCCGGGTCGTGACGCAATTCCAGCGACCGGTCCAGGCGCGCCAGGATCTAGTCGCGGCGCTACGTTCCGGGGCCTGCGAAGGGCGATGGAATCCCTATTTTGAAAGCGCGCGGTTGGTCGCTTCCTTCTGAGGCCGTCGCTGATCCGCCCGCAAGTTTCCGTCATCACCTTCCTTATTTGCCTTTATCCCGGCCTGCCGCTAAGATAGTCCTTCCTGCAAGTATCTATTCACCCGGTGTGCGGCCGCAGCCCCTATGCTCAACAGTTACCCTTGCTGAAAACTTGTCCTGCGTCCGGAACAACCCTGCGCGATCCGGAGTGATTATGCCGCGGAAATGCGTTTTGATATTGCTCGATGGTCTGGGTGACCGCAGTCATCCCGAACTGGGTCACCTGACGCCTTTGCAGGCCGCCGAGACGCCCACCTTGGACCGGCTCGCCACCCTGGGGGCCTGCGGTCTCTATCATGCCGGCGCTCATGGCCGGGCGCTGCCGAGCGAGAATGCCCATTTTGCCATGTTCGGCTACGGGCTCGAGGACTTCCCCGGACGTGGCGTTCTCGAGGCGCTGGGCGCCGGTGTTCCCGTGGGGCCTGCGGAGGTCGCCTTTCTGGCGCATCTGGTTGAGCTACGTAGCGCCCACGACTGCCTGGTGCTGCACAAGGATCGCCCGCATGCCGACTCCGATCAGGCCGCGGGCCTGGCCGCGGCCGTCGCCCGCTACCAGCAGGGCGGAACCCTGGTGCGTTTCGTTCCCACCAAGGGGCTGTTCGGTGTCTTGCTGATGCAGGGCGGGGTGTCGCCTTACGTGACCGACACCAATACCATGATCGAGGGGCTGCCTTTACCCGCGGTGCGGCCTTGGCAGGAATACGACCAGGACCAGGCTGCCTGTCATACCGCCCGCGTCCTGAGCGTTTATTTAAGCTGGGCCTTTCGGCATCTCGATGGCCACCCGGTTAATAAGGCCCGTCGGCACTCTGGGCTGGGAGCCATCAACGGTCTGGTTACCCAGCGCCCCGGGCGTCTCAAGCCGGTTGTCGATTTCCGCAGCCGCAACGGCCTCAAGGGCCTGAGTATCGCCTCGGGCATTATCTATTGGGGACTTGCTTCCTTTCTGGGCATGAGTGTCGCGCGAGTCACCGACGGCGAGGATGCGGGGCGCGACCTGGCCGAGCGCCTGATCGCCGCGCGCGAGGCGCTGGCTGATTTTGAGTTCATTCATGTTCACACCAAAGCTCCCGATGAGGCCGCGCATGCCAAAAGTCCGGAGCGCAAGGTACGCGCCATCGAGGCTCTGGATCGCGGCCTCGCGGATGCCATCGCCCCTTTGCTCGATGACCCGGAGGTGCTGCTGGCGGTGAGCGCCGACCACTCCACCCCCAGCAGCGGTGCTCTGATCCACTCGGGTGAGCCCGTTCCCCTGATGTTCGTCGGTGGCGGTGTGCGGCGCGACGCCGTGAACCGATTCGATGAGATCAGCGTCGCCTCAGGCGCGCTGGGCTGCGTGCGTGGCACGGAATTCATGAACCTGGTACTCAACTACCTTGATCGCGCCAGGTTGGTCGGCACCCGCGACGCACCAGCGGATTGCGGCTACTGGCCGGGAGACTACGAGCCCTTTCGGCTGCAAGGGACCGGCAAAGGAGTTGGCGATGCTTGATTGCTCCGAAATGGGCGTGATTCATGGCCGCTTTCAGGTTTTGCACCGTGACCACCTTCGCTACCTGCTGGCCGGTGCCGAACGCAGCCGGCATTTGGTGGTGGGCATCACCAATCCCGATCCCAGCCTCACCCGTGCTGAGGAGGCCGATACCCGGCGCGACCGGCCCCTGGCCAATCCACTGAGCTATTTCGAGCGCTACCTGATGGTGCGCGCCGTGCTCGAAGAAGCTGGAATCCAGCCAGGCGATTTTTCGGTCGTGCCTCTGCCCATTAATCTCCCCGAGCTTTATCGCCATTACGTGCCCCTCGACGCGCTCTATTTTCTCAGCATCTATGATGACTGGGGACGCAAAAAACTGGCCCGCTTCCAAAATATGGGGCTGCGCACCCATGTTCTCTGGGAGGTACCGCCCGAGGACAAAGGCTTGAGTGCCGGCGCCATTCGCGACCTCATGGCGCATGGCCAACCCTGGGAGCACCTGGTTCCGCCGGCCGCCGCGCGACTTCTCAATCACTGGGACATACCCGCCCGCCTGGCCGCGGCGTCACGCCAAGATGGGACGCCGGGGTAGCCGAGCCGGTTTTTCCCAGACCGGCGTTTTTACGCTACAATGATCATGAAATGAGGGTTTTTCAGGCGTCTTGCCCCTTATGAGCCACGGGGCGATGCGCGGGGATAAAGGGTCTCCCGAAGCGGAGGTGGGCCATGGAAATCATCGATCTGGCATTCGTGGTAGGTTTGGTTTTGGGCACCTTGGCCATCCTTTCGGTGTGCTGGGTGTGGATAAAGCGCCAGATTCTCGGCACGGGCGGCGCGATGTTGAGTCTGGTGGGCGTGCTGCTGGTGGGACTTTCCGTGTGGAGCAGCGCGCGTTTCGCCATTTCCCCTGAGGGCTTCGAAGCCGAATTCAGCCGCCTGGAGCAGCGGGTCAATGAGGTGGCACACTCCAGCAATGCTCTGCGCGAGGAAGTCCTGGCGGTCGCCGAAAATGTCGAAACCAGCCGCACACAGTTTCTGCACCTCACCGAAGCCCTGGAGACGCGGCGCGCCCTGCCGCCTCAAACCCTCGAAGAAGTGCGGCGCCCCTTGCTGACTCTGCCCTCGGTCGAGCCGCAGCAGTTGGAGCGGCGCCTGCCCCCCATCGCCCCTGAGCGGTGAAGGAGATTAGAGCGTGAATTTCGAACGAAAAATCGCCTTGGATTGTCCGTACTGCAAAAAAACCATCTTCCAGCCGGCGCGCTGGTTCAAGCAAGCCTATTTTACCTGCCCCCATTGCCAAAAAGGCCTCGCCGAGGGCCAGTTCGCTCGCCTGCTCGCCGATCTTGAGCAAGCCGAGGACGCCTGCATTGACGCCTTGCTGCAGGATTCAGGCAAATCGGGTTGCTGTTCCAAGGCCGGCGGCTGCGGAAAATCATAGCCATGGATCAGGAGAGCATGGGGCTTTGGCCTTTTTCCAGGGCGAGGGCGCGCCCTTTTTTGCTCAGGGCGAACCGTTTGATGAGACCAAATCCGGGCGTGAGGGCGACCAGACCCCTTTTGTTCAGCGCTTTCAGGGCCTCGGCCACTAGACGCGTGTCCATGTGCAGGGTCTCTGACATGGCCGCCAGCGACACACCCTTGGGGCCGGTCTGGGCAAGGTGGGTGAAGACGATATATTCCAGATCTCCCAGTTGCGACGGATCGGAGTTGAGTTCCTCGAATTGTGTGACCAACGGAGCGATGCTGGGGGCGCGCAACCGGCGCAGGGTGTTCAGGTAGTCGAACAGGCGCAAGAAATTTTTGCGAAAAAAGGGGATGAGTCCGATCAGGACAAAGACCGCCAGAAAGATGCGGCTTAGGGTCTGGATCTCTTCGAGGTCGAACCAGATGCTTCCCATGAGGTTTTCTCCAGCGGTGAAACACAGGCAAGAAGCGGCGGACTTACTGCGGCTATCCACAAGTCAAGCATAGCAAACCCAAGATTTAAAACAATGTTTGTTTGGGGGGGGCGAAGACATGGAGCTGGCTGGGGCTCTGATGCTGGGCATTCAAGCGTGCAGCTCCATTCGTGCCTGGTCGGTCAGGGAAGGTTTTTTTCTGGCGTTCAGGGGTGAAATGGTAGGGCTTATCTGCCGCGCGGTAGTTGCATGAGCCGAGCGCCGCGCGGCGCTTGCGCACTTGGGGCGCTAGGGGAAGGCGATCTGGCGCACGCTTCGCGCCCGGATACGAAAGCTACCGATGTCGGTGGCACCGTGGAAGAGCGCTTCTTTCTTGATCCGCAGTTCCTGCTTATCCCCGGTGCGCAGGCTGAGAACGATCAGGATCTTGCCGTTGTGCTCTTCCCGGAATTCAATTCCTTTGAGGTTGCGGAATTCGACCAGCATCTGACCCTCTCCCCATGCTCCCTCCAAGTAGGTTTTTCCGCCCATGGAAAAGCGGCTCACCTCGGTTCTTACGCCCTGGCGGTCGATGATCACCGCCTGGATGTCCTCCTCGGTCTCGGGCGCCATGCCCGCGGGCGCTCCGCCCAGGTCACCCATCCCGCTGAGAAAAATCGTTGCCGGCAAGAGCAAAATCAGAAGCGTCAGGCGTTTCATTCCTATCCTCCGTGAAGTACCTAGGGGGCAGAACGTTCTTCCCCGGCAAAAAAATTATAGGCTCAACCCACCGGTGGATTAAACCCGCGGACCCGAAGAACGGGGTTTGACGAAGGCCGAGGCCGCGCCAGTCTAAATTTCAGAAGAATTCCCGCAAGCTCTCATCGATTCCCATCAGCGTCTGGTACCAGAACGCCCGGGCGGCCTCGGTTGGGTTTTCATCAAATTGGTCGAGCCAGTCCGCGAGACGCGGGTCGGTGATGCCGTCAGCTTCTTTCTTGCGTTTCAAAAAAGTATGGAGAAATTCAATGGTACGTTGGGAATCCCAGAAAATCGGGCTATTGCCGCTGTTGATACGGCTGGCGAGCACCTCGATGCCGTGCAGGAAGGCTTCCTTGCTCTGATAGAGGGATTCCATCACCTCGGGCAGCATTTCTTCCGCCCAGCCGCGGTGAAAGCGGCAGGTGCCGAGGTTGTCGAGGATCAGTTCCTTCTTCATGCGCTCGGCGCACATGCGCCCCAGGGTGCGCGGCGGGATGAAGTCGTCGCTGTAGATCATGTAATACTTACCCATGATCGACATGGGCGCCAGCACCCCGCTCACCCAGTACTGGTTGGGCACCATCCAGCCGCGCCGGCCGAAGGCGATGTGCACCAGGCGATCGTGCAGTATCGCGCCCTTGGCGGGTGAGTGGATGCGGCTCCATTTGCGCACGCCCTCGCTGAAATCGAGGATGCCGCGCCGCGCGAGGATGGCGTCGATGAGCTCGCAACCCAACTCGGCGTTGTGCCGGGAATCCGCGACCACATCGAACCCCTGCACCTGCCAGCGGGGCAGGCGGGTGACACCCAGATCCTCACGGCTGAGCACCCCCTCGTCGAGCAGATCCATCAACCAGGCCAGTACCCCGCCGCAGGAAATGGCGTCGAAACCCATGGCGTCGCAATGATGATTGAGCATTTCCGCGGCGCGTTGATCAAAGATGCCGCACAACGGCCCCAGGGTCTGGTAGGGCTCGTAGTCCTTTTTGTAGATATCGCGCATTTTCTTGCAAACCGCCACACAGGGCTCGCCGCAGGTGGCCTGCTGCTTTTTCTGGATGGTTTCCTCATTGAACTGTTTGAGATAGTGCGCGACGATAAGGTTCTGGTGCAGGGCCTGGCGCTGTTCATGCGTCCAATGGATGGTCCGGTAATTGAACGCCAGGACGCGCCCGTCCATGTTGGCGTAGTTGACGCCGAAGGTGCCGCCGGTGCTGAGCTTTTCGTCATAGCGGTACTTGGTGGTGACCTCCAGGTCTTTTTGCACCAGGCGCAGGGCGTACTTGTTCTGGAACCATTCATCCGCAACCTTCTTGTCGCGAAAATCCTCATCCACCAGGGTGCCGCCGTAGATGACGGCGACGATGCCGTGGGTTTGCGCCATCGCGCTGCCGAGACCGCCGCGCCCCGCCCAGGTATCCACATAGCTTAATTGCCCCTTTTTGATGGGTACCGAAAGAATCCCGCCCATGTCGGTGTTCAGGGCTGCAGGGCCGGTGGCGAGGATGCGCGGATCGTTTTCATAGCGCCCGCCAAACAATCGGTAGACCTCGTCCATCAGGGCATAGGCGCCGGTGCGGCCCGAGGCCCAAATGCGCGCGGCATCGACAGGCACCACCTCCACCTCGATTTCCTCACCGTGGTTGCGGTTGAGGAACAGCACCGAGGGCAGCGGCGCCTTGCCCACCAGGCTCAGCATGTTAATGCCCAGGTTGTCGAAGACCAGGCCCGCGCCGCCCATGGAGCTGATGTAATACCCTTGCCAGCAGGGTGAAAAACCGGTCACCACCAGGCGGTTGGAGCCGGGCAGGATGGAGCCGGCGAAGATGCCGACCCCGAAATTGAGGCTTCGATAGTGCCTGGCCAGGTGAATGCCGAGATCCACCGGGCCGAAATAGCGGTCAAAGCCGTATTTTTTGATTTTGTAAAAGCCGCTGGCCGCATCGACCAGCAGGGTACGCTGAAACATATCCATGCCGGGCTCAGCGAGGCAGGGTGGAGAGTTTGGTAAAGACGTAGTCCTGATCCTTCACCGGCATGTGACAGGCGACGCATTCCTTGGCGAAGTCCTGGTCCTCGCCGTAGGGTTTGAGTTCATCCCCCACCCAACGGGCAAAGCCCCAGCCGACCGTGTCGGCGAACTTTTCCTGATCCTTGATCATGAATTCGATATGAGAGAGTTCGCCGGGAATGATCGCCGCCTGCCACTGGGGGTGGCGCGCTTCGCGCCAGACCAGTTTGCCGAGGATCGCGCCGTCTGGCCAGGGGTTGGTCTGCCCTGCAAGCGCCGCTTCCATGGCCTCGTCGTTGGCCAGGATGACGCGCAGGGTCTTGTTGTCCTCGCGATAGGAGGAACTGAGCAGGCGCCAATCCTGGTACCCTTCCGGCACCCTGATGCCGTTGGGTGCGGGTTCGACCTCGGAGGCGCCGAAGACCGGCCAGGTGAGCGCGACGAGCAGCAGTGTGGTGAGGAACAACCTGATATGCATGACGGAGTCTCCTTTTTGGATTTTGGGCGTGTTATGGGGGTGGCGACATTGCCAAAATTATCGGATAATCAGCGCTTGTCAAACGGCGGCGGCGTGGCGCGCGGCGGCCGGGGCGAGCAGAACTCTTGGAGTTTGTGCTATAAAATGGCGGGGAAGGATGCGGAATGCTTGGCCGCCTTTCGCGTCAGGAAGTTTGTTTCAACCGGTCGCGTGATGACTTATTTTTCGAAAAATTAATCCGAAAGTCCCCGCCCATGATACCTATCGAACTCCTGTCAGCTTTTTTCGCTGCCTCCGTCCTGCTCGGCCTGGCGCCGGGGCCGGACAACATTTTTGTCCTCACGCAGTCGGCCCTGCACGGCAAGGCGGCGGGGCTGTCCGTGACCCTCGGACTGTGTACGGGGCTGGTGGTGCATACTTTGGCTGTGGCGTTGGGGGTGGCGGTGATTTTTCAGGTTTCCACCACTGCTTTCACCGCCCTGAAGCTGGTGGGCGCGGCCTACCTGCTGTATCTCGCCTGGCAGGCCTTTCGGGCCGCCGCGGCGCCGGTATCCATGCAAAGCGGCCCGGTGCTGAGCCTTTTCAAACTTTATCGGCGCGGTATCATTATGAACATCACCAACCCCAAGGTGTCGATTTTCTTCCTCGCCTTCCTGCCGCAGTTCGCCGATCCCGCCCGCGGTGCGGTTTCCCCGCAGATTCTGATGCTCGGGGGATTTTTCATCCTGGCCACCATTCTGGTCTTCGGCGGCGTCGCTCTGCTCGCCGGCACCCTGGGCGCCTGGCTCAATCGCTCGGCGCGCACCCAGCGCGTCCTTAATCAGGTGGCGGGAACCGTTTTCGTCGGGCTGGCGTTGACCCTGGCGACGAGTCATCGTTAGGGGTCGAAGGGGCGTTTGCGCATGCACACCAACCAGGCAGGATTTGAGATGAAAGATGCAGCCACCTATCCATTCTCCGCCATTATCGGTCAGGAGGAACTGCGCACGGCGCTGCTGCTCAATGCGGTCGATCCCGCCATCGGCGGGGTGCTGATCCAGGGTCACAAGGGTACCGGCAAGTCGACGGTGGTGCGCTCGTTGGCCGCGTTGCTGCCCGAGATCGAGGTGGTGGCCGATTGTCCTTTCCACTGTCCGCCCGCGCCCGTCGAGGCCATGCACGACGAATGCGCCGCACGCCTTCGCGCCGGAGAAACCCTCAGGATCGTCAAGCGTGCCATGCCCCTGGTGGATTTACCTCTGGCCGCCACCGAGGATCGGGTGGTGGGCACGTTGCACCTGGAAAAGACCCTGGAGAGCGGCCGGCGCCATTTCGAGCCGGGCCTGCTGGCGGCGGCCAACCGCGGCATTCTCTACGTGGATGAGGTCAATCTGCTACCCGATCACCTGGTTGATCTGCTGCTTGACGCCGCTGCCACCGGCGTCAATCGCGTCGAGCGCGAGGGCGTCAGCGTCAGTCATCCGGCGCGCTTTCTGCTGGTGGGCACCATGAACCCCGAGGAGGGTGAGCTGCGGCCCCAGTTTCTCGACCGTTTTGGGTTGTGCGTGTGGGTGCGCGGCATCGAGGAGGTCGCCCAGCGGCGTGAAGTGGTGCGTCGCCGCATGGCTTTTGAAGAGAACCCCGCCGCCTTCGTCGAAGCCTGGGCGGCTGAGGAGGACGCCTTGCGCTCTCAGGTGGTGCGCGCGCGTGCCGGCCTCAACGCCGTGGTTCTTTCCGATGCGGCTCTTGACCAGGCGGTGCGGATCAGCCTGGCGGTCGGTGTGCAGGGCCATCGCAGCGATTTGGCCATCGCCAGGGCGGCACGGGCCCTGGCCGCCTTGCTGGAGCGCCGTGAAGTCGGTGAGGCGGAAATTTTCGAGGCCGCGCTGCTGGTGCTGCCGCATCGCATCGCAGCCGCGCCGCCGGGGGAGCGAGGGGATTTCCGGGGCTATCTGCAGGCGCTTCTTGCCGGTGAAAAGCCTGCCGAAAGGCTTTCCGCGCAAGACGAAGAGGCGGGCGAAATGGCCGATTGGGGCCCATCCATGGAAATTCCCGGCGCCACGGCCGCCGGCAGCCAGCTGTTTTCCTTCCTCAAAAAAAAAGTCCTGAACGCATCATCGAACCCCACAACCTAGCCCTGCCGGAACTTGGCACTGTCGCCCCCAGGCTGCGCACCCAACGTGGGGCTGGACGGCGTTTGAGCAGCA
Proteins encoded in this region:
- the cimA gene encoding citramalate synthase, which codes for MSLIQLYDTTLRDGTQAEDISFLVADKIRVAEKLDELGIHYIEGGWPGSNPKDISFFREIKKVRLTQAKVAAFGSTRRAKTTPDKDNNIRTLIQAEPDTVTIFGKTWDFHVREALRISLEENLELINDSLAYLKNHVGEVVYDAEHFFDGYKANPDYALQTLKAAEAAGVDCIVLCDTNGGTLPHEIPAIMEKVRATVATPLGIHAHNDSECAVANSLMAVACGAVHVQGTINGFGERCGNANLCSIIPALKLKFGHECISDEQLKTLRILSRTIYEMANLIPNKHQPYVGNSAFAHKGGVHVSAIQRHPETYEHIRPELVGNVTRVLVSDLSGRSNILAKAEQFNINLDSKDPLTQEILENIKDLENRGFQFEGAEASFELLMRRALGTLRHYFSVIGFRVIDSKRHEEEKPSSEATVQVKVGGRIEHTAAEGNGPVNALDHALRKALESFYPQLRDVRLFDYKVRVLPAGKGTASMTRVLIESGDKTSRWGTVGVSDNIIDASYQALVDALLYKLVKDQEQAG
- a CDS encoding ComEA family DNA-binding protein, which gives rise to MNHPRGLGSLIFLVLLLFMVAAGRQVFPRERPPAVFIPASEKLLVELGQGAARPGMYQFSDAQGWGGVISLTNLDCVREARANWPPPVTGQRLDFFCNSLNFLDISYSWMPASKRMALAIPLHPQRMNQEDWQALPGIGPRLAARIEEDRQLNGDFGALEELMRVRGIGPKRINDWRSYFSGGVTD
- a CDS encoding SIR2 family protein; translation: MKCPKCKGRMYAEKFYDFVRAFEAWKCCSCGEVIDPTILANRARNHNLYIG
- a CDS encoding arylesterase: MKKYLSLICVVFLFSFLAACDRTPRLSPLGEGAVILAFGDSITYGTGAGPGESYPEVLERLTGFRVVNAGVPGELSAAGVERLPGVLAEVQPDLVILCHGGNDVIQRLSPQDIEANIRAMVALAREAGAQVLLIGVPQPSLILQSIPLYERISWDMGVPIDKHVLPDVLRRQETKGDEIHPNAQGYAKMAETLAKLIR
- a CDS encoding outer membrane protein gives rise to the protein MRRVVVLVFLAVFLATPALADPYFSASFGLANVRDADLRDGRDGTRGDMKLDNGYVFLAAIGGSFLGDVRGEIELGYRNNDIDRLRSGVQVVSRSGDVTAISLMANLFKDIPLGIGLTPFVGGGIGIANVEADLNAFGINGKKDDNVFAYQFAAGGAIELGPQVNLDLQYRYFATADPDFSHLEAEYRTHNVLLGLRFGF
- a CDS encoding PHP domain-containing protein, whose translation is MLFDLHVHTQLSSCSCLRLEEILAQARARGLDGVCITDHDTMAAGRQLREGLQSDGLVVVLGMEYTTSQGDFLLFGPFENLPLNLDAATLLPMVEKWGGVAVSAHPFRRVRPADPTILAGAEGLVLERINGRNSHRENQQAESWLRRYPLTACGGSDAHCLEELGRVVTQFQRPVQARQDLVAALRSGACEGRWNPYFESARLVASF
- a CDS encoding alkaline phosphatase family protein; this encodes MPRKCVLILLDGLGDRSHPELGHLTPLQAAETPTLDRLATLGACGLYHAGAHGRALPSENAHFAMFGYGLEDFPGRGVLEALGAGVPVGPAEVAFLAHLVELRSAHDCLVLHKDRPHADSDQAAGLAAAVARYQQGGTLVRFVPTKGLFGVLLMQGGVSPYVTDTNTMIEGLPLPAVRPWQEYDQDQAACHTARVLSVYLSWAFRHLDGHPVNKARRHSGLGAINGLVTQRPGRLKPVVDFRSRNGLKGLSIASGIIYWGLASFLGMSVARVTDGEDAGRDLAERLIAAREALADFEFIHVHTKAPDEAAHAKSPERKVRAIEALDRGLADAIAPLLDDPEVLLAVSADHSTPSSGALIHSGEPVPLMFVGGGVRRDAVNRFDEISVASGALGCVRGTEFMNLVLNYLDRARLVGTRDAPADCGYWPGDYEPFRLQGTGKGVGDA
- a CDS encoding nucleotidyl transferase family protein, with protein sequence MLDCSEMGVIHGRFQVLHRDHLRYLLAGAERSRHLVVGITNPDPSLTRAEEADTRRDRPLANPLSYFERYLMVRAVLEEAGIQPGDFSVVPLPINLPELYRHYVPLDALYFLSIYDDWGRKKLARFQNMGLRTHVLWEVPPEDKGLSAGAIRDLMAHGQPWEHLVPPAAARLLNHWDIPARLAAASRQDGTPG